The sequence ctataaattggatgagtttcttcaatcaaaatccccaattgatcgcatttttgaatcccctaattagattatcgaatttctaatcaatcacatttcgagtactcttgatcaataatcttgtctacttgctttcaattatgtgtgtgcacttgtaggtgagatctacaaccaaactatttgaagaggaaagaagaacgatggagccgcatgaaggaagcattcatatccacatatggtttgcatagtctttagttttgaatgtttcaattttcatgtctctattgaatgtgtttaggatagatcattacattttagtttttgtgaattAGCTATGATTAGTGTTttgacttgtttgtgatgatttccaatttcctaagctaaattaattggtgaacccgacgtgaacatgcttggatctaatattttttgaatgttttgtgaagttgcagatttttcttctaaaaaatacagtcataatcaattgatcacgtaaaaaatttcgtgtagaattaaaataaacgatttctggatatattagatcacgtttttacctttccagatcattttacggtttgtgatttggataaatattgaggaagttatgacatttttaattatgctgctgtaaatggtcaaaattttcaaaaaacaaaatcatgcaaccttcatctagattaatttagcttggcaaattaatcatgctttcatgcaaattttatctagattaatctagggtggtaaatttgataaatttcacatagattaatctaagaggacaaagaatcacaacttttatggattaattttgatggtgattcatttctcttgattctctaacattgttggtagctttgtggcaaaacgcttgacaaagaattatttcacaaactactaatgaattatttgcaggttcgctagtcaaagaccaaacaaattaaaattttgacttggtgattttgcaggttgccttggacatacaactaaactttgtgtttgcaattaatgtttaggcacctagtgatttctaaataggatggaatgaatgtatgtttgctttgattgtcgagtttgacattggagtaggagagtatgctctcatccttcttagggtgatcagaaatccagatctttgataccatgctcatgttttttattgtgtgtcacctttagagggcctgccttcccgaccatttgcttttgcaagcaagtgataatcgtgagaagggaacgacccaaagtgagtacagctagaataccttggcattctaactcactataagaaaatacctgatgggcgaaagcttagaaggaagggttacgtgggaattgcagttacttgagaagtgatgacccttggactctttctcatatcaacatctaagtagggcctcatggtctaaatcatgcttgcgcgactacatttgtttggtatcttgatgggcttaatgtctcaatcacgcttgcgtgacatcaaggagtaacgcttaacagaaatccttactaaacaccttgtttttagaggccaaaaacccttctagttgcttgagaaggacaagttcggatacttggaagagatactaagttcgccatggggagatttccatggggactgatgcttggctgccctgagaagtgagtgtcatggaggggagcccgtggggtcaagcatctatgtattctccttgaatcccataatgagtctacctctcaagtacctaatgtccttgcctaccataataaatgtgggaatgagcatgattgtcttgagtctaagttgcaatatcttgtattctttgcttgtcaaaagttgacttgtatctcatttcaagaacaaaacaaattgatccaacataagattaaacacaagagacattcatccaacaaaagttcaacaagattcaaaactcatcttcaaacatggttagcaaacattgttcaaaatcttatctcaacattcatgtcacttacatttaggttcattctaggttgcattttgcaaagttcattgtcaagtaccaaggttaggtttcgcctaagtcatactcttttcaataagggtcatccatttgcatgtgtcctcttgcattaaagtcataccattgtcatacattcatatttgcataccctaggtctcttcattaagcttaggtcattaccatatcatattagggtcacttgcatggtaattgtcccttttccatatagtctcaaaactaggttttgtcatacttgagtaatccaaatctttgataaaccctaagtcattgttaggaagtctagaccttatcaaaccttttgtccttttgtcgtccctgtcatttcgtcaaacctagcttagtatccaagcatataggggagacattgtcattttgtccttttgtcacttggtccttttgtcctttgaggtctagacatcattccaatttcccaagggtccctctcttagatttgcatttataagtttatcaaaatcttgaaaaacaaccaaaaacatagattgcattttcatctattcaagTTTGCATTTATTGACaacttatgacaatttatgacaatttacgACAATTTACggtttgttttttgaaaattttgaccatttacatcagcataattaaaaatgtcataacttcctcaatatttatccaaatcacaaaccgtaaaatgatctggaaaggtaaaaacgtgatctaatatatccagaaatcatttattttaattctgcacacaattttttacgtgatcaattgattatgactgttttttttagaagaaaaatctgcaatttctccacaaaaaaatctgcaacttcacaaaacattcaaaaaatattagatccaagcatgttcacgtcgggttcaccaattaatgtagcttaggaaattggaaatcatcacaaacaagtcaaAACACTAATCAtatctcaatcacaaaaactaaaatgtaatgatctatcctaaacacattcaatagagacatgaaaattgaaacattcaaaactaaagactatgcaaaccatatgtggatatgaatgcttccttcatgcggctccatcgttcttctttcctcttcaaatagtttggttgtagatctcacttacaagtgcacacacataattgaaagcaagtagacaagattattgatcaagagtactcgaaatgtgattgattaaaaattcgataatctgattaggggattcaaaaatgcgatcaattggggattttgattgaaaaaactcatccaatttatagataaattggagaaatgatcaaattagcatgacagTGATttaaatagaaattcaaatcaagaatagcaaagttatgacaagtgtgtgacaaattgctatgcaaggatttatgacaatttatgacaatttatgacaatttatgacaaattgctatgcacagaggggttatttattgcaaaatgcttgttttttgtttttcaaatcaagaatagcaaagttatgacaagtgtatgccaaattgctatgcaaggatttatgacaatttatgacaatttatgacaaattgctatgcacaGAGGGGttgtttattgcaaaatgcttgttttttgtttttggttatttattgcaaaatgcagcttaggaaattggaaatcatcacaaacaagtcaaaaaactaatcatagctcaatcacaaaaactaacatgtaatgatctatcctaaacacattcaatagagacatgaaaattgaaacattcaaaactaaagactatgcaaaccatatgtggatatgaatgcttccttcatgcggctccatcgTTCTTCTTTcgtcttcaaatagtttggttgtagatctcacctacaagtgcacacacataattgaaagcaatgataaaaaatacatagCAATGATGCCTAATCTCAAGGAATAAGGTCAATGATAGCATGACAGAGAGGGGCCATTTTTTAAAGCTGTCACAACAACAACATATATACTCACAGTGACTGTCAAAAGAGGCATAGGTTATTTAGGTCAATGAAAATACAAACTCACTATCATTGACAACTCCTCAAGCCAAGCACCGTTGTAGGTCATTGCATTATGCCATTAAGACATTCATTATCTTTGGTTAAAAAGAGAAGCAAGAAAGTATACTGCAAAAAATAGAAAATTCATCATGGCAGTCCATAGAAACAGAAAAAAGCTAAAACATCATGATACAGTCCCAGAGATGGTAGAGGACAGCAGTGACAACAAAGGTTTCATAGTCAAGAATCTGGGCACACAGTCATAAGAACATAGATTATTCAAAAGACACTACAATGACAGTTTATGTCATGAAAATGCATAACAGAATTAAGGACTTTTAAGTGACTTGTTGCAGCATTCAGAGAAGTGTGAGATGAGATAGTCCCTTGGTAAgttccaaaacaatgaggctagTCACACACAGTCATAGAGGTCAGAAACAGATGAAAGATAGGTCCTTTCTGCAAAGAAGCAACCCATGAAACAAACTGTTACAATTAAGGGtcattgtctcagtcataaggTTTCAAATTGGCAGCCATAGTACAAGCAAGCAATTTAAGGAAGATATTCATACTCATGTCTCGGGGAAGTTGTAGAGATCACTGTCAAGATATTAGAGCAGAAAAACAATCATTGTCACATGATAATGGAGGCATAAAAGGGAGTTGACATGGAAACAAGATTGTATTACAAAATATTTGACTCATCCTAATGTTAGGATAAGCATCTTGATTCTCAAGAAGACCTCCTTCCTTTCTATATTATAGTTGGATGATTGAAATGACATATGAATGATGTCTTTTTATACAAGTCATAATATATTGAATTTAAACAAAGAGAATTAAGATCACTTCAATTTCATGCAAAGCTtatcatataaaagaaaaaatgaacaaACTTTCTATTACATAAGAATATCAATATTTACATAAAAAGATGAACTAAAACAGACTATATCTTTAAGTAATTAAAGACACCAAACAGAACAACAGAATCATATGTTTGAGGAATCCAAATAAATTACATAAAAGTAAAAGTTCATGCAAAACTTATGATTTATATAAAAGAAAATAGACCATCTGAGTAAAGGAATGTGTGCATGTAGACTTACTATTACATATAAGAACATCAATATTTACATAATAATGACATCAATATTtacattataaaaataaaaataaaaaagggttACATCAAAGGAATGTGAAATTGCAGGTTGATGATATTAGGCAATAAGCAGATTGCCATTATATTCATATACACTGAATGTTCTCATCAACCAAACACCACTCCTCCAAATCAGTCTCACACAGATTTTCTGTTGTCCACGATTCGCTGTCACAAGAGCTGAATTCGGTGACCTCCACCTCCTCaagtttctcttcttcttcttcctgcaCATGAGGACTCTCAATCACTTCTTCCCCTGCCTCCTCTGTTAAAGTGTGAGAGATGTCATCATCATCTTCCAAATACTCATCATCTCCTTGAGCGAGAGAAGAGATGAAATCAGAGGAGGATTGACCGATATTAGAAGAAAGACGATTTGGGTTGTTGTGATCCATCACCACTCTCCATGCATACACGCGATAACTGGAGAGGAGGTCTGTGGAGGTGTGCTTGCGGAGTCCCTTCGTCTTTCCTCTCGATTTCGAGGCGGGCTCCAACTCACAATACCTACATCCTCCCCTCCCCCTGCACTTCCACTTCCCCTTCCCCTTCCCCTTGGAACAACAATCCCTCTCTTTCACTCCATCTTCCACCATCATCTTCATCTTTGTTGTTAGGTGGTTTCGCACATAGCCATGTTGTCTTCCCTCGCGTCTCATCCTTCTGTTTTTGTTTTCTCTCTTGAATGAATAAAAGATTTTAATAACGGAGCAAACAATCCACaatctctatttttcttttctctctGGAATGAAAGAGAGATTTTAATAGACTTGTTAAACTTGTGGAAATGCCTTTCTCCTTTCTCTTTAATGTTCTTTGCCTTCTCTGGAGTCAAACTTGTGGAGGTGGGGGAAACGAATGTATCCTGTATTTATTACCTATGATTGAATGGAAAGCACGCTTAACCGTTTCTCATTGCTTATAACTTGCTTTCCAAGTAAAGGCGAGTATAAAGACAACTGTCCCGCGTAGTACAACTTTGGTCGTGGACGGCAGGCATCGAATCTGTTTTAGATTTGTAGTGCTGGAAATTGTATACTTTGTTTGACTCTATAATCACTCATTCTCACTTCATATTATCGCGTGTCAATCAGTTttagataaataataaaattatgagATGGGTTTTTATGTATTGATTAGGGTGTATGATGGCATCAAGGTTAGTGAATAATTTTGTTTTAGTTTAAATGTTTTCATAATATAAATCTTAATTTTATATCTAGTCATTTATCACTTTTGTTCAGATTTGCAACTATAAAATTGATCTATGATATTTTTCACTATCACAATCCAACCGTTTAAACTTGAGTTTTGTAATTTGGATCCATGTTTTTCCTTTCACAAAACCACTAAAATATTATTTAGTTCACATTACAAGCTAGAATGGTGTATCTAAAGATTAACTCTAATTCATTTATAGCATCTAGAAAAGAGAGAAGAATATATTGATCACATCTATAATTTGATTGTAAAAGGGACAAATATTCCCACATCATTAATGTAAACTAAATAAGAAGAACATGGATCTTCTATTTCAACATATTCTCTAAAGGTGTATCTAAACACT is a genomic window of Cryptomeria japonica chromosome 7, Sugi_1.0, whole genome shotgun sequence containing:
- the LOC131030412 gene encoding uncharacterized protein LOC131030412; this translates as MRREGRQHGYVRNHLTTKMKMMVEDGVKERDCCSKGKGKGKWKCRGRGGCRYCELEPASKSRGKTKGLRKHTSTDLLSSYRVYAWRVVMDHNNPNRLSSNIGQSSSDFISSLAQGDDEYLEDDDDISHTLTEEAGEEVIESPHVQEEEEEKLEEVEVTEFSSCDSESWTTENLCETDLEEWCLVDENIQCI